A single window of Vibrio sp. HB236076 DNA harbors:
- a CDS encoding response regulator transcription factor: protein MLKALLVEDDIDLASTLIDYLALEDIECDFAADGLVGLNLGQSQDYQVMILDLNLPGLQGLSVCERLRSQGIATPILMLTAKDTLEDKLNGFDKGADDYLVKPFDMEELVARLKALSKRRSGQVTKLQVADLIFDLTLGEVTRGEGRLKLSPIASQLLEILMRASPSCVTRETLINGVWGEEQPDSNSLKVHIYNLRKQINAHGPALLHTVAGQGFVLREES from the coding sequence ATGTTAAAAGCGCTTTTGGTCGAAGACGACATCGATCTGGCCTCAACATTAATCGACTATTTAGCTCTAGAAGACATCGAATGCGATTTTGCCGCCGATGGGCTGGTCGGCTTAAACTTAGGTCAGAGTCAGGATTACCAAGTGATGATTCTCGACCTCAATTTACCGGGTTTACAGGGGCTGAGCGTGTGTGAGCGTTTGCGAAGCCAAGGGATCGCCACGCCCATTTTAATGCTGACCGCCAAAGACACCCTCGAAGACAAACTCAACGGCTTTGATAAAGGCGCCGACGACTACCTGGTCAAACCCTTTGATATGGAAGAATTAGTCGCGCGTCTTAAAGCGTTGTCTAAAAGGCGCAGCGGGCAAGTCACCAAACTGCAAGTCGCCGATTTGATCTTTGATCTCACTCTAGGCGAGGTGACGCGCGGCGAAGGGCGCTTAAAACTCTCGCCGATTGCCAGTCAATTACTGGAGATTTTGATGCGTGCCTCACCAAGTTGTGTCACCCGCGAGACCTTGATCAATGGCGTCTGGGGCGAGGAGCAACCCGATAGCAACAGCTTAAAAGTCCACATCTACAACTTGAGAAAACAAATTAACGCCCACGGCCCTGCCCTACTTCACACTGTCGCGGGTCAAGGCTTCGTGCTTCGCGAAGAGAGCTAA
- a CDS encoding PTS mannitol transporter subunit IICBA has protein sequence MISPEAKIKVQNFGRFLSNMVMPNIGAFIAWGFITALFIPTGWIPNETLSKLVGPMITYLLPLLIGYTGGKLIGGERGAVVGAITTMGVIVGTDIPMFMGAMIVGPLGGWAIKTFDQKVDGKVKSGFEMLVNNFSAGIIGMICAIIAFMVIGPFVKGLSNVLAAGVDVLVSAGLLPLTSIFVEPAKVLFLNNAINHGIFTPLGIQQADDMGQSIFFLIEANPGPGFGILLAYMVFGKGTARQTAGGASIIHFLGGIHEIYFPYILMNPRLILAAIAGGMTGVFTLTMFNAGLVSPASPGSIFAVLLMTPKASIVGVLLSIAAATAVSFIVAALLMKTQKATDSEDDIEKATAQMKDMKASSKGQTIKTNGPVNRIIVACDAGMGSSAMGAGLLRKKVQTAGLDIDVTNMAINSLPQDVDIVITHKDLTDRARKHAPNAQHISLTNFLDGDTYNNLIAELQKEAAPAAAPAPEAAPEAPAAEESGSVFKLQAKNIHLGLTASTKDEAIRFAGEQLVAMGYAESEYVDAMFEREKLVPTYLGESIAVPHGTVEAKDKVRETGIVICQYREGVQFTDDEDDVAKLVIGIAAKNDEHIQVITTITNALDDPDAIDILTQTNDVNEVLKILG, from the coding sequence ATGATTTCACCAGAAGCTAAGATCAAAGTGCAAAACTTTGGCCGCTTCCTCTCCAATATGGTCATGCCGAATATCGGCGCCTTTATTGCATGGGGATTTATCACCGCACTATTTATTCCAACAGGTTGGATTCCTAACGAGACTTTGTCAAAACTCGTTGGTCCAATGATCACTTACTTGCTGCCATTACTCATCGGTTACACCGGTGGTAAATTAATCGGTGGCGAACGCGGCGCCGTTGTCGGTGCTATCACGACCATGGGTGTGATTGTCGGTACTGACATTCCAATGTTCATGGGCGCAATGATTGTCGGTCCTCTTGGTGGCTGGGCAATTAAAACGTTTGACCAAAAAGTTGACGGTAAAGTAAAAAGTGGTTTTGAGATGTTGGTAAACAACTTCTCTGCCGGTATCATTGGTATGATCTGTGCGATCATCGCCTTTATGGTTATCGGTCCATTTGTCAAAGGCCTATCTAACGTCCTTGCTGCAGGTGTTGATGTCCTAGTCAGCGCTGGTCTTCTTCCTCTGACTTCAATCTTTGTTGAACCAGCGAAAGTTCTCTTCTTGAACAACGCCATCAACCACGGCATCTTCACTCCGCTTGGTATCCAACAAGCTGATGACATGGGTCAATCGATCTTCTTCCTTATCGAAGCAAACCCAGGTCCTGGTTTTGGTATCTTGTTGGCTTACATGGTGTTTGGTAAAGGTACTGCTCGTCAAACGGCTGGTGGTGCATCGATCATCCACTTCTTGGGCGGTATCCACGAGATCTACTTCCCATACATTCTGATGAACCCACGTCTTATCCTAGCGGCGATCGCTGGTGGTATGACAGGCGTATTCACACTGACTATGTTCAACGCAGGTCTTGTGTCTCCAGCGTCTCCAGGTTCTATCTTCGCGGTACTCTTGATGACTCCTAAGGCGTCTATCGTTGGCGTATTGCTTTCTATCGCTGCTGCAACCGCGGTTTCCTTCATCGTTGCTGCGCTGCTAATGAAAACGCAAAAAGCGACGGATTCAGAAGACGACATCGAAAAAGCCACTGCGCAAATGAAAGACATGAAAGCGTCTTCAAAAGGCCAAACCATCAAAACTAACGGCCCAGTTAACCGCATCATCGTTGCTTGTGACGCAGGTATGGGTTCAAGTGCAATGGGTGCAGGTCTGCTGCGTAAGAAAGTCCAAACAGCCGGTCTTGATATCGATGTGACGAACATGGCGATCAACAGCTTGCCACAAGACGTTGACATTGTTATCACTCACAAAGACCTGACTGACCGTGCTCGCAAACACGCGCCAAACGCTCAGCACATTTCACTGACTAACTTCCTAGACGGTGACACGTACAACAATCTGATTGCTGAACTGCAAAAAGAAGCAGCGCCAGCGGCGGCACCTGCACCAGAAGCGGCTCCAGAAGCGCCAGCGGCTGAAGAGTCAGGTAGTGTTTTCAAACTGCAAGCGAAAAACATCCACCTTGGCCTAACAGCAAGTACGAAAGACGAAGCGATTCGCTTTGCCGGTGAGCAACTTGTTGCCATGGGTTATGCGGAGTCTGAGTATGTTGACGCCATGTTTGAACGTGAAAAACTGGTTCCGACTTACCTCGGTGAATCTATCGCCGTCCCACACGGTACTGTTGAAGCTAAAGACAAAGTTCGTGAAACTGGTATTGTGATTTGTCAGTACCGCGAAGGTGTTCAATTTACTGACGACGAAGATGACGTAGCTAAATTAGTTATCGGTATCGCAGCGAAAAACGACGAACACATTCAAGTTATCACAACGATTACGAATGCCCTTGACGACCCAGATGCCATCGACATCTTGACGCAAACCAACGACGTCAACGAAGTCTTGAAAATTCTCGGTTAA
- a CDS encoding MltR family transcriptional regulator, whose amino-acid sequence MQQQLSDNDILERLEQSPTLRGFFVSAVDILTQGIDQLIQRVFLKDDFAVQSVVGPLLGEQGPLADVQVRLKLLLGLGVLSNQTFQDIDAILKLSQQLNREVDEYHFTSFALLQRLEKIPSMAMVAQQAQHQLNLPNMDDNLKAMQKERQTQVLISALSLTLVQLYQQLNIESPL is encoded by the coding sequence ATGCAACAACAACTTAGTGATAACGACATCCTAGAGCGCCTAGAACAATCGCCCACATTACGCGGCTTTTTTGTCAGTGCCGTCGATATCCTCACCCAAGGCATTGATCAGTTAATTCAGCGGGTATTTTTAAAAGACGATTTCGCCGTTCAATCTGTGGTAGGCCCACTGCTTGGCGAGCAAGGTCCCTTAGCGGATGTCCAAGTTCGACTCAAATTGTTACTCGGCCTTGGCGTTTTGAGTAACCAAACCTTTCAAGACATTGATGCCATTCTCAAGCTCAGTCAGCAGCTCAACCGCGAAGTCGATGAATACCATTTTACCTCGTTTGCTTTGCTACAACGCTTAGAAAAAATCCCATCGATGGCCATGGTCGCGCAGCAAGCCCAACACCAGCTCAACCTGCCCAATATGGACGACAACCTCAAGGCGATGCAAAAAGAGCGACAAACCCAGGTATTGATTTCAGCCTTGTCGTTGACCTTAGTGCAGCTCTACCAGCAGCTCAATATTGAAAGCCCACTGTAA
- a CDS encoding GtrA family protein, with protein sequence MSNAKWPAHANQSSKAESDREEKHPDAKAEQKKADWLPWGQVLRFAMVGAINSSVSYVSFVLLHWWLGLYLLASVAAYGIGVMVSFFLNRHFVFQAQKRAGQVGAFIAVNGTSLLISTALLYVLVDGVGINVYVGQGVAMLSSMTVNYLGYRMVFR encoded by the coding sequence ATGAGTAACGCAAAATGGCCCGCTCACGCCAACCAGAGCAGTAAGGCGGAGAGTGATAGGGAAGAAAAGCACCCCGATGCCAAGGCCGAGCAGAAAAAAGCCGATTGGTTGCCATGGGGGCAAGTGCTGCGTTTTGCGATGGTTGGCGCGATCAACAGTTCCGTGAGCTATGTGAGCTTTGTTTTGTTGCACTGGTGGTTGGGGCTTTATCTATTGGCTTCGGTGGCGGCGTACGGCATTGGGGTTATGGTGAGCTTTTTTCTCAATCGCCATTTTGTCTTCCAAGCGCAAAAACGCGCCGGGCAGGTTGGGGCGTTTATTGCGGTGAATGGCACCTCGTTATTGATCAGTACCGCATTGCTTTACGTTTTGGTCGATGGGGTGGGTATCAATGTCTATGTTGGACAAGGCGTTGCCATGCTTAGCTCAATGACAGTGAATTATTTGGGCTACCGAATGGTGTTTCGCTAA
- a CDS encoding electron transfer flavoprotein subunit beta/FixA family protein has product MKVLVPVKRVIDYNVKVRVKEDGTGVDLSNVKMSMNPFDEIAVEEAIRLKEKGIADEVIVVSIGVKQAQETLRTALAMGADRAVLILSGDDVNQDIEPLTVAKLLAAIVDKEQPQLVITGKQAIDNDMNATGQMLSALLGWSQASFISHLEVEGGMARATREVDGGLQTLDVALPSIVTVDLRLNEPRFASLPNIMKAKRKPLEEISADSLGIDLAPRLNVITTTPPPTRAAGTKVDSIEQLIDKLKNEAEVL; this is encoded by the coding sequence ATGAAAGTTTTGGTCCCGGTAAAACGTGTCATTGACTACAACGTCAAAGTGAGAGTGAAAGAAGACGGTACGGGTGTCGATCTCTCCAACGTCAAAATGTCCATGAACCCCTTTGATGAGATCGCCGTTGAAGAAGCGATCCGCTTAAAAGAAAAAGGCATCGCCGACGAAGTGATCGTCGTCTCCATCGGCGTCAAACAAGCTCAAGAGACCTTGCGTACTGCCCTGGCGATGGGCGCCGATCGCGCGGTGCTCATCCTCAGTGGCGATGACGTCAATCAAGACATCGAACCTTTAACCGTGGCCAAACTGCTGGCAGCTATCGTCGACAAAGAGCAGCCTCAGCTGGTGATCACCGGCAAGCAGGCGATCGATAACGACATGAATGCCACCGGGCAAATGCTCTCTGCCCTACTCGGTTGGAGCCAAGCGAGTTTTATCTCTCATCTTGAGGTCGAAGGCGGCATGGCTCGCGCCACTCGCGAAGTCGATGGCGGTTTGCAAACCCTGGATGTGGCATTGCCAAGTATTGTGACCGTGGACTTGCGCCTCAACGAGCCGCGCTTTGCTTCCCTGCCCAATATTATGAAAGCCAAGCGCAAGCCATTAGAAGAAATCAGCGCCGATTCACTCGGTATTGATTTAGCGCCTCGTCTGAATGTCATCACAACCACTCCCCCCCCGACTCGCGCAGCGGGAACCAAAGTCGACTCGATTGAACAATTAATTGATAAACTCAAAAACGAAGCGGAGGTGCTCTAA
- a CDS encoding glycosyltransferase family 2 protein, which produces MSALISIVVPCFNESEVIDQTVSELLAFGSHMRGYQFEFVFVNDGSSDDTESKLLAHSQAHDAIRVISFSRNFGHQVAVSAGIDASLGEAVVLIDADLQDPPAVIEQMIEKWQAGYDVVYGTRESREGESGFKRWSAKAFYRVLNRLSEVPIPLDTGDFRLMDREVVEQLKAMPEKSRFIRGMVSWVGFNQTSVSYQRAPRFAGETKYPLKKMIKFALDGILSFSVKPLKISIALGFMSSGIAFVMLIYSVINRLISDHWVSGWTSLLVSVLFMGGVQLISIGILGEYVARIYKQSQGRPLYIVKKTPGESGRDKNHSPCDSELSDRHE; this is translated from the coding sequence ATGTCTGCTTTGATATCCATCGTTGTGCCTTGTTTTAATGAAAGTGAAGTGATTGATCAAACCGTGAGTGAGTTACTGGCTTTTGGCAGCCACATGCGCGGTTATCAGTTTGAATTTGTTTTCGTCAATGACGGCAGCAGTGATGACACGGAAAGTAAATTGTTAGCGCATAGCCAGGCCCATGATGCCATTCGAGTGATTTCTTTTTCGCGTAACTTTGGTCATCAAGTGGCGGTGAGCGCCGGAATCGATGCCAGTTTAGGCGAGGCGGTGGTCTTGATTGATGCCGATCTGCAAGACCCGCCAGCGGTGATCGAGCAAATGATAGAAAAGTGGCAAGCCGGTTACGATGTGGTGTACGGCACACGCGAAAGTCGCGAGGGCGAATCGGGCTTTAAACGTTGGTCGGCCAAAGCGTTTTATCGGGTACTTAACCGGTTATCGGAAGTGCCTATCCCACTCGATACTGGGGATTTTCGCTTAATGGATCGCGAGGTGGTCGAGCAGCTAAAAGCCATGCCGGAGAAATCGCGATTTATTCGCGGTATGGTCAGCTGGGTGGGCTTTAATCAAACTTCGGTGAGTTATCAGCGTGCCCCTCGTTTTGCTGGTGAGACCAAATACCCACTGAAGAAAATGATTAAATTCGCCCTCGATGGCATTTTGTCTTTTTCTGTTAAACCGCTGAAAATCTCGATTGCCCTTGGGTTTATGAGCTCAGGTATCGCCTTTGTGATGTTGATTTATTCGGTGATCAATCGCTTGATCTCTGATCACTGGGTCTCAGGCTGGACATCGCTGTTGGTGTCTGTGCTGTTCATGGGCGGAGTGCAGCTGATTTCGATTGGGATCCTAGGCGAATACGTGGCCAGGATTTACAAGCAATCACAAGGCCGGCCCTTGTACATTGTTAAAAAGACGCCCGGTGAGTCTGGCCGTGATAAGAACCACAGTCCCTGTGATTCAGAGTTAAGCGATCGCCATGAGTAA
- a CDS encoding mannitol-1-phosphate 5-dehydrogenase gives MMNTAIHFGAGNIGRGFIGKLLADAGIHVTFADVNETVVDRLIQDQAYQVKVVGEDCVFQDVNNVTAMYSNKPEIVEAMAKVDLITTAVGPTVLEIISSSVAKAIELRCQAQNTTALNIIACENMVRGTTFLKEKVYAQLSESARSFADQYIGFVDSAVDRIVPPAEASDNPLDVTVESFSEWIVDQTQFVGDIPNIPGMEKTDNLMAFVERKLFTLNTGHCITAYLGCLNGVNTIREAIEREDIRSVVKQAMQESGEVLINRYGFDREAHSAYIEKILGRFANPYLLDEVDRVGRQPLRKLGANDRLIKPLLGTIEYNTANDAILHGVAAALKYNNADDPQSVELQQDIKDLGVEAALAKVSGLEQDGEIVKKVAELYQAL, from the coding sequence ATCATGAACACAGCAATTCACTTTGGCGCAGGTAACATCGGCCGTGGTTTCATCGGTAAACTGTTGGCAGATGCGGGTATTCACGTCACCTTCGCCGACGTTAACGAGACTGTCGTTGACCGTTTGATCCAAGACCAAGCATACCAAGTTAAAGTGGTCGGCGAAGACTGCGTTTTCCAAGACGTCAACAATGTCACGGCCATGTACTCAAACAAGCCTGAAATTGTTGAAGCGATGGCGAAAGTCGATTTGATCACCACCGCGGTTGGTCCAACCGTCCTTGAAATTATTTCATCCAGTGTTGCAAAAGCCATTGAGCTTCGTTGCCAAGCGCAAAACACCACAGCATTGAACATCATTGCCTGTGAAAACATGGTTCGCGGCACCACCTTCCTCAAAGAAAAGGTGTACGCACAGCTGTCTGAGAGCGCGCGCTCTTTTGCAGACCAATACATTGGCTTTGTCGATTCAGCGGTTGACCGTATCGTGCCACCGGCAGAAGCGAGCGATAACCCGCTCGACGTTACCGTAGAAAGCTTTAGTGAGTGGATCGTTGACCAAACTCAGTTTGTTGGCGATATCCCTAATATTCCTGGCATGGAAAAGACTGACAACCTGATGGCGTTTGTTGAGCGTAAGCTGTTTACTCTCAATACCGGTCACTGCATTACCGCTTACCTTGGCTGCTTAAACGGCGTCAACACCATTCGCGAAGCCATCGAGCGTGAAGACATCCGCAGCGTAGTGAAGCAAGCGATGCAAGAAAGCGGTGAAGTACTGATCAATCGCTACGGGTTCGACCGTGAAGCACACAGCGCTTACATCGAAAAAATCCTTGGCCGCTTTGCCAACCCATACTTGCTTGACGAAGTGGATCGCGTTGGCCGTCAACCGCTGCGCAAACTGGGTGCCAATGACCGTTTGATCAAGCCACTACTCGGCACGATTGAATACAACACCGCTAACGATGCCATCTTACACGGCGTCGCCGCAGCGCTGAAATACAACAACGCCGACGACCCGCAATCTGTTGAGCTACAACAAGACATCAAAGACCTTGGTGTTGAAGCGGCACTGGCAAAAGTAAGCGGCCTAGAGCAAGACGGCGAGATCGTCAAAAAAGTCGCCGAGCTATACCAAGCACTATAA
- a CDS encoding HAMP domain-containing sensor histidine kinase: MKIRRSVKIYLFCAMILMGIITIASLTTISGSYYIDGMDRAIRYAMIDIAKNTDMAERKQANVLGYNLYRNWEDIPSAISENVERPQSSSQLNKWSDTWPFWFTPPNRVIIIARYDTPKNQTIYITREFNDIKNDKTMEKPTFYRQLICIGFIGITLFVIMLFFIFHRIAKPMERMLDWTKSLNKENLQDDIPDFRYTELNTLAELIIASMTTVQDSLKREQQFLSYASHELRTPIAVVRSNSELMKKMIALPNTQDKQESALNRIQRAGLTMTDLCETLLWLNRRTNEKLPIQSLELDKLVSQIAHELDYLSKDKPVHVDIITTPYTCLCVKTLARIVISNLIRNAFQHTHCGHVLIKQQGSELEIVNHNQSELSKEAELGFGLGLELAERIIRQQQWSYQVQKHPQGRSIWLDFSQQTAPNRSINQPNRDRDQM; encoded by the coding sequence ATGAAAATTCGCCGCAGTGTTAAGATTTATCTTTTTTGCGCCATGATCCTAATGGGGATCATTACCATCGCCAGTTTGACCACCATCAGTGGCAGCTATTACATCGACGGCATGGATCGGGCCATTCGCTATGCCATGATCGACATTGCCAAAAACACCGACATGGCAGAACGCAAACAAGCCAATGTGTTGGGCTATAACCTATACAGAAACTGGGAAGATATCCCAAGTGCCATCTCAGAAAATGTCGAGCGCCCCCAGTCGTCATCACAATTGAACAAATGGTCTGACACTTGGCCATTTTGGTTTACGCCTCCAAATCGGGTCATCATTATTGCTCGTTATGACACGCCAAAAAATCAAACCATTTATATCACCCGAGAGTTTAACGACATCAAAAACGATAAAACCATGGAGAAACCGACGTTTTATCGACAACTGATCTGCATCGGCTTTATCGGTATCACCTTGTTTGTGATCATGTTGTTTTTTATTTTCCATCGCATTGCCAAGCCGATGGAACGCATGCTGGATTGGACCAAAAGCTTAAACAAAGAGAACTTACAAGACGATATCCCTGACTTTCGCTATACCGAACTCAACACCTTAGCAGAGCTGATCATCGCCAGTATGACCACAGTGCAAGACTCATTAAAGCGCGAGCAACAGTTTTTGTCCTACGCCAGTCATGAACTCAGGACCCCCATCGCTGTGGTGCGCAGCAACAGCGAATTGATGAAAAAAATGATTGCACTGCCCAACACTCAAGACAAACAAGAGAGTGCATTAAACCGCATCCAACGCGCTGGGCTAACCATGACCGACTTGTGCGAAACCTTGCTGTGGCTCAATCGCCGCACCAACGAAAAGCTGCCCATTCAATCCCTCGAGTTGGATAAGCTGGTATCGCAAATCGCTCATGAACTCGATTACCTGAGTAAAGACAAACCGGTTCACGTCGACATCATCACCACGCCTTATACTTGCCTGTGTGTCAAGACCTTAGCGCGCATCGTGATCAGCAACTTAATTCGCAACGCTTTTCAACACACGCACTGCGGTCACGTACTCATCAAACAGCAGGGCTCTGAGCTCGAAATCGTCAACCACAATCAAAGTGAACTTTCCAAGGAAGCGGAATTGGGCTTTGGCTTAGGACTCGAGCTCGCCGAGCGGATTATTCGCCAACAACAATGGTCTTATCAAGTGCAAAAGCATCCTCAAGGCCGCAGTATTTGGTTGGATTTTAGTCAACAAACCGCCCCTAACCGCTCAATAAATCAACCAAATAGAGATCGAGATCAAATGTAG
- a CDS encoding electron transfer flavoprotein subunit alpha/FixB family protein codes for MSVLVLAELNQSNLVLDTTARVVNAAKALGEVTLLCLGENLSDAVASAATIDGVSQVLAADSPLLGQRLAEPCAALISQLEGYQYIVAATSSDGKNLLPRVAALLDVMIISDVIAIDSPDTFQRPIYAGNAIQTVQSRDAVKVLTVRAASFEPATTGPAAAVQDLAAVDLPSPSTWVENKVSANKGPELSSAKTIVSGGRAVGSEDNFSLIRSLADKLNAAVGASRAAVDAGYAPNDWQVGQTGKVVAPDLYIACGISGAIQHLAGMKDSKVIVAINNDPDAPIFQIADYGLVGDLFDLVPKLTEAL; via the coding sequence ATGTCTGTTTTAGTCCTAGCCGAACTCAACCAATCCAATTTAGTGTTAGACACCACCGCTCGCGTGGTCAATGCCGCCAAAGCACTGGGTGAGGTCACGTTACTTTGCTTGGGAGAAAACCTCTCCGATGCCGTTGCCAGCGCGGCGACCATTGACGGGGTGAGCCAAGTACTGGCCGCTGACAGCCCGCTATTGGGTCAGCGCCTCGCCGAGCCATGTGCGGCCCTCATCAGCCAATTAGAAGGCTACCAATACATCGTTGCCGCAACCAGCAGTGATGGCAAAAACCTCTTGCCAAGAGTGGCGGCACTGCTCGATGTCATGATCATCAGTGATGTGATTGCCATCGATAGCCCAGATACTTTCCAGCGTCCAATCTATGCTGGTAATGCCATTCAAACCGTGCAAAGCCGCGACGCCGTCAAAGTACTCACCGTGCGCGCGGCAAGCTTTGAACCGGCGACAACCGGACCCGCCGCCGCGGTACAAGACCTCGCCGCAGTTGATCTACCGAGCCCATCGACCTGGGTCGAAAACAAAGTCTCAGCCAATAAAGGGCCTGAGCTGTCATCGGCCAAAACCATCGTTTCTGGTGGCCGCGCGGTCGGCTCCGAAGACAATTTCAGCCTAATTCGCAGCCTGGCAGACAAACTCAATGCCGCGGTAGGCGCTTCGCGAGCCGCTGTCGATGCAGGTTATGCCCCCAACGATTGGCAAGTTGGCCAAACCGGGAAAGTCGTCGCACCAGACCTTTATATCGCTTGTGGTATTTCCGGCGCCATCCAACACCTTGCTGGCATGAAAGACTCAAAAGTCATCGTCGCCATCAACAACGACCCCGATGCGCCTATTTTCCAAATTGCTGATTACGGCTTAGTCGGTGATTTATTTGACCTGGTCCCCAAACTGACGGAGGCCTTGTGA
- a CDS encoding lysophospholipid acyltransferase family protein, whose protein sequence is MEQKSPFRLPRKTPFGVGENIAEWATGLSKLDTFYQTRPANCSTEEFLRYTLSVLNIDYQVVRGAVDSIPKHGATVVMANHPLGCVEGVILAEILLMIRPDVQILANQYLKTVPELDQLFIGVDVFEGQNAAKANLKALRQANKHLAEGGLLLMFPAGEVSQLVNRKEKRLEDKEWSRSVSSLIRKNKAQAVPVFINGHNSQRFYMAGKIHPLLRTLMLGRELLNKGQQTIELAIGETIKYKELNKLDDQQLVSYLRLNTYLMQKYTQPPALATSGDQSQALPIADPLPLTALLQDIQSLPREAHMVSSGEFDVYCATSDQLPSMIHEIARQREINFRDVGEGTGLALDMDDFDHDYYHLFVWDREAQRFVGAYRLGLVDQILSQKGVKGLYSRTLFHYDERFLNTMGKSIEMGRSVVAKEYQKSMSALLLLWKGIATFVARHPDYTHLFGPVSISNDYSLEARQLLAQSMTLHYYDDQSAEYVLPSNPLPDTRHWNTGMLTALGDLQLLSRVLSRMDNGKGVPVLLRQYLGLNGKIVSFNVDPDFNDALDGLIMVDLTDVPVKTLARYMGLEAAEHYLQYHAID, encoded by the coding sequence ATGGAACAGAAATCGCCATTCAGACTGCCCCGAAAAACGCCTTTTGGGGTCGGTGAAAACATCGCAGAGTGGGCGACGGGACTGAGCAAACTGGATACGTTTTATCAAACTCGCCCTGCCAACTGCAGCACGGAAGAATTTTTGCGCTACACCCTAAGTGTGCTGAACATCGATTATCAAGTCGTTCGCGGTGCGGTTGATTCCATCCCCAAACACGGGGCCACCGTGGTGATGGCCAACCACCCACTGGGCTGTGTTGAAGGGGTGATCTTAGCCGAAATCCTATTGATGATTCGCCCTGATGTGCAAATTTTAGCTAACCAATACCTCAAAACGGTTCCTGAGCTCGACCAATTATTCATTGGTGTCGATGTCTTTGAAGGGCAAAATGCGGCAAAAGCCAACCTAAAAGCGCTGCGCCAAGCCAACAAGCACCTGGCAGAAGGCGGCTTGCTGCTCATGTTTCCCGCCGGCGAAGTGTCTCAATTAGTCAACCGCAAAGAAAAACGCCTAGAAGACAAAGAGTGGAGCCGCTCGGTCAGCAGCCTGATCCGCAAAAACAAAGCGCAAGCGGTCCCGGTCTTCATCAACGGCCACAATTCACAACGCTTTTATATGGCGGGAAAAATCCACCCTTTATTACGCACTTTAATGCTCGGGCGTGAATTGCTTAACAAAGGCCAGCAAACGATTGAATTAGCCATTGGCGAAACCATCAAATACAAAGAGCTCAACAAACTCGACGACCAACAGTTAGTCAGTTATCTGCGTCTCAATACCTATTTGATGCAAAAGTACACCCAACCACCTGCTCTAGCGACTTCTGGGGATCAAAGTCAAGCGTTGCCGATTGCCGACCCTTTGCCGTTGACCGCCTTGTTGCAAGACATTCAATCACTGCCTCGCGAAGCACACATGGTGTCAAGTGGCGAGTTTGACGTTTACTGTGCCACCAGCGATCAACTGCCTTCTATGATTCACGAAATCGCTCGCCAGCGCGAAATCAACTTTCGCGATGTGGGCGAAGGCACCGGCTTAGCCCTCGACATGGACGATTTTGATCACGATTATTACCACCTCTTTGTTTGGGACCGCGAAGCGCAGCGATTTGTTGGCGCATACCGGTTGGGATTGGTCGATCAAATCCTCAGCCAAAAAGGCGTGAAAGGCTTGTATTCGCGCACCTTATTTCACTACGACGAGCGCTTTTTAAATACCATGGGCAAGTCGATTGAAATGGGCCGCTCCGTGGTGGCAAAAGAATACCAAAAAAGCATGAGTGCCCTGCTATTACTCTGGAAAGGCATTGCAACTTTCGTGGCTCGACACCCCGATTACACCCATTTATTTGGGCCGGTCAGTATCAGTAATGACTACAGCTTAGAAGCGCGTCAATTATTGGCTCAATCCATGACCCTGCACTACTACGACGATCAAAGCGCCGAATACGTATTGCCGTCTAACCCCTTACCAGACACCCGTCACTGGAACACCGGCATGCTCACGGCGCTTGGCGATTTGCAACTGCTGTCACGCGTGCTCTCTCGCATGGACAACGGCAAAGGGGTACCGGTTCTATTGCGCCAATACCTAGGGCTCAATGGAAAAATTGTCTCTTTTAACGTCGACCCCGACTTTAATGATGCCCTCGATGGCCTGATCATGGTCGATTTAACCGACGTCCCGGTTAAAACACTCGCGCGCTACATGGGCTTAGAAGCGGCCGAGCACTATTTGCAATATCACGCCATCGACTGA